The following are encoded in a window of Naumovozyma castellii chromosome 8, complete genome genomic DNA:
- the SFL1 gene encoding Sfl1p (ancestral locus Anc_5.476), translated as MDNKEKIEITRDPDKPSEWNSSSATSTSGTGANHALPASTPGAKTTNTIFIHKLYNILEDKDLEDLIWWSSSGQSFFIKPTEKFSKALATYFKHTNITSFVRQLNIYGFHKVSNDHQYINYPNNNNSNDNDSKGKEREDLTNETIKIWEFKHSAGIFKKGDVEGLKLIKRRSSSRNISAMNQKKNLVSMQLNSSINNNVMPANTFMEANNDKKNRAPFGRPNNGNEPMIQGDLGINAGHFPYSQRVQQPQAQPQKHIQYQRYPYTPYSSVDSNTYQNNRRKQLNMSPNQYNEEDESSTHGKFSVSEIDDLRSINQDMAKLIGFMEYFVTLHLDSGKYKIDDDPQKQNWENFQNELANFKNNVIKRLHTKLGASHLLQEQYQRQVQQQQFLKDKIYPRQPEPLLPHHHHSHPILVTHPIGSSMSASQMVPIRPHTAPVAAIPSLLSSGQSYYGSTNNLKSVSNPNNPQMSMSRGVPPNQIMQNPFERTNNSISTKRNQSVLLDPLTPVVSVSSNNPMRNRVSSLINTKTQPCPIESASNTPMHVSNHDLMKTRSQSSLYPNLPLNKLEDLPSNLAPITSTAKDSICYSKSTSNLPNAGTVPSMTGSAGSPLSSLLNEAAPQSVNSMSTDPNSNSTSININDETSTTEEKHDVKRSRFD; from the coding sequence ATGGataataaggaaaagattgaaattacGAGGGACCCCGATAAACCTTCGGAATGGAACTCCAGTTCTGCTACTAGTACCAGTGGCACTGGGGCGAATCACGCCTTGCCGGCGAGCACACCGGGTGCTAAGACGACAAATACGATATTCATTCATAAATTATACAACATTCTCGAAGATAAAGATTTGGAGGATCTGATCTGGTGGTCATCGAGTGGACAATCATTCTTTATCAAACCAACTGAAAAGTTTAGTAAAGCTTTAGCGACCTATTTTAAGCATACCAATATTACGAGCTTTGTCAGACAATTGAATATCTACGGATTCCATAAAGTTTCAAATGATCATCAATATATAAACTATcccaacaataataatagtaatgaTAACGATAGCAAGGGTAAAGAAAGGGAAGATTTGACTAATGAGACTATCAAGATTTGGGAATTCAAGCATAGTGCCGGTATCTTCAAAAAGGGTGATGTAGAAggtttaaaattaattaaaagAAGATCCTCCTCTCGTAATATATCAGCGATGAATcagaaaaagaatttaGTTTCTATGcaattaaattcttcaataaataacaATGTTATGCCAGCTAATACTTTTATGGAAGCCAATAACGATAAAAAGAACAGAGCTCCATTTGGTCGACCTAACAATGGTAATGAACCTATGATCCAGGGAGATCTTGGCATAAATGCTGGTCATTTTCCATATTCACAAAGAGTACAACAACCTCAAGCACAACCACAGAAACATATACAATATCAACGATACCCTTATACGCCGTATTCATCAGTTGATTCAAACACATACCAAAATAACAGACGaaaacaattaaatatgAGCCCCAACcaatataatgaagaagacgaaTCAAGTACCCATGGAAAATTCAGTGTTTcagaaattgatgatttacGATCTATAAATCAGGACATGGCTAAATTAATTGGGTTTATGGAATATTTCGTTACATTACATTTAGATTCTGGGAAGTACAAGATTGATGATGACCCTCAGAAGCAGAATTGGGAAAACTTCCAAAATGAGCTCgctaatttcaaaaataatgtAATTAAAAGATTGCACACTAAATTGGGTGCTAGTCATTTGCTTCAGGAACAGTATCAGCGTCAAGTGCAACAGCAACAGTTTCTTAAGGACAAAATTTACCCTAGACAACCTGAGCCGCTTTTAcctcatcatcaccattcACATCCCATTCTTGTTACACATCCGATTGGTTCCAGCATGTCCGCCTCTCAAATGGTTCCTATAAGACCTCATACAGCACCAGTTGCTGCAATTCCATCATTACTATCATCGGGTCAGAGCTATTATGGTTCAACTAATAACCTCAAAAGCGTTTCGAACCCGAATAACCCACAGATGTCCATGAGCCGTGGGGTTCCcccaaatcaaataatgcaAAATCCTTTTGAAAGAACGAATAACTCCATCTCGACAAAAAGAAATCAGAGTGTGCTCTTGGATCCCTTGACACCTGTAGTTAGTGTAAGTTCAAATAATCCCATGAGGAATAGAGTTTCCTCTCTGATAAATACTAAAACCCAACCTTGTCCTATTGAAAGTGCTAGTAACACACCAATGCATGTTAGCAACCACGATTTGATGAAAACCAGAAGCCAGTCTTCTTTATATCCAAATTTACCTCTAAATAAATTAGAAGACCTTCCCTCAAACCTAGCACCAATCACTTCCACTGCCAAGGATAGCATATGTTATTCAAAATCGACAAGCAATTTGCCAAATGCAGGAACTGTACCTTCTATGACAGGATCTGCTGGAAGTCCTCTTTCATCGTTATTAAATGAAGCCGCTCCTCAATCAGTTAATAGTATGAGTACAGACCCTAACTCCAATAGCACAtccattaatattaatgaCGAAACAAGCACCACAGAAGAGAAACATGATGTGAAGAGGAGTAGATTCGATTAA